From Paenibacillus graminis, a single genomic window includes:
- a CDS encoding phospholipase D family protein produces MNPYHFTAPPETTKSTDVNGQDLSLFHRKKRSHHRRRKWIIWMIGLLMLWLAGVMIYQTHKPLPAGLSYESPVYTADRIDFWHDLTYQVPGGTQQHEEQILPRILEIIAESRQFLVIDLFLFNNYTHKDQQFPAVSQELADKLVAQQAAYPDMEIVFITDEVNTNYGSAPNPLLEQMKAAGIKVILTDVDPLRDSTPVYSAVWRTFIQWFGQSGEGWIPNLMASGGPDITARSYLKLLNVKANHRKVVVSEKTALISSGNVHDASAYHSNIALEVQGPIIADILETEQAAVNLSAAGPILSRLPEFPKENIAQSGNPLEMRYLTEGKIYKYALQGIRSAGQGDTLWMGMFYLADDRILDELVKASARGAGIRLLMDPNQNAFGRDKTGIPNRPAAMELNKRTGGKIAIRWYNTGKEQFHAKLMFIAKASGPSIILGGSTNFTARNLDDYNLENNLWVAVPKNQPLYAEMESYFNRLWNNKDAQYSLPFEAYQSDVTWIKYILFRMQKSLGFTTF; encoded by the coding sequence ATGAATCCATATCACTTCACCGCTCCGCCTGAGACAACGAAATCTACTGATGTCAACGGTCAGGACCTGTCTCTGTTTCACCGGAAAAAACGTTCGCACCACCGGCGCCGCAAATGGATCATATGGATGATTGGACTCCTTATGCTCTGGCTGGCCGGGGTGATGATCTACCAGACCCATAAGCCCCTTCCAGCAGGGCTTTCCTATGAGAGTCCTGTCTATACAGCGGACCGCATTGATTTTTGGCATGATCTTACCTATCAGGTCCCGGGCGGGACCCAGCAGCACGAAGAGCAGATTTTGCCCCGTATTCTGGAGATAATTGCTGAATCCCGGCAATTTTTGGTGATCGATCTGTTCCTGTTCAATAATTACACCCATAAAGACCAGCAGTTTCCTGCGGTAAGCCAGGAGCTGGCCGATAAGCTCGTCGCGCAGCAGGCGGCCTATCCCGATATGGAGATCGTCTTCATCACAGATGAAGTGAATACGAATTACGGATCTGCTCCAAATCCGCTCCTGGAACAAATGAAAGCGGCCGGAATCAAGGTAATCCTGACCGATGTAGATCCGCTGCGCGACTCAACTCCTGTCTACTCCGCCGTGTGGCGGACTTTCATCCAGTGGTTCGGGCAGTCCGGAGAAGGTTGGATTCCCAATCTGATGGCTAGCGGCGGACCGGACATTACCGCCCGCTCTTATCTGAAGCTGCTGAATGTTAAAGCCAATCACCGCAAAGTGGTGGTCAGCGAAAAAACCGCTTTGATCTCTTCGGGCAATGTGCATGATGCCAGTGCTTACCACTCCAACATCGCACTGGAAGTGCAAGGCCCCATCATCGCGGATATTCTGGAAACTGAGCAGGCTGCGGTCAATCTGTCTGCTGCAGGTCCGATCCTCAGCAGGCTGCCCGAATTCCCCAAAGAGAACATCGCACAGTCGGGAAACCCGCTGGAGATGCGCTATCTAACCGAGGGCAAGATCTATAAATATGCGCTTCAAGGCATCCGCTCCGCCGGACAGGGCGATACACTATGGATGGGCATGTTCTATCTGGCTGACGACAGGATTCTGGATGAGCTGGTGAAGGCATCCGCACGCGGTGCCGGCATCCGGCTCTTGATGGACCCGAACCAAAACGCCTTCGGGCGGGATAAAACTGGTATTCCCAACCGTCCGGCAGCCATGGAACTGAATAAGCGTACAGGCGGAAAGATTGCCATCCGCTGGTATAACACCGGCAAGGAGCAGTTCCATGCTAAGCTGATGTTCATCGCCAAGGCCAGCGGACCATCAATCATTCTGGGCGGCTCGACCAATTTCACTGCGCGCAATCTGGATGATTATAATCTTGAAAATAATCTCTGGGTTGCTGTGCCGAAGAATCAGCCGCTTTATGCGGAAATGGAAAGCTACTTCAACCGGCTGTGGAATAACAAGGATGCACAATACAGCCTGCCGTTTGAAGCCTACCAAAGTGATGTGACCTGGATAAAATATATCCTGTTCCGGATGCAGAAAAGTCTGGGCTTTACTACCTTTTAA